From Glycine max cultivar Williams 82 chromosome 11, Glycine_max_v4.0, whole genome shotgun sequence, the proteins below share one genomic window:
- the LOC100775806 gene encoding tropinone reductase homolog At5g06060 isoform X2 codes for MADAAKGTYRASRWSLNGMTALVTGGTRGIGHAIVEDLCGFGATVHTCSRNQAELDKCLTEWRSKGFLVSGSVCDVSSQPHREKFIQEVTSIFNGKLNIYVNNVGVNYRKPTIEYTAEVYSQIMAVNLDSAYHLCQLAYPLLKASGMGSIVFISSIAGVVSLGTGSVYAACKAATNQLTKYLACEWAKDNIRSNCVVPATTNTPLVEHNITDRLFLLMGIGE; via the exons ATGGCAGATGCAGCGAAGGGTACCTACAGAGCCTCAAGATGGTCCCTTAACGGAATGACTGCTCTTGTGACCGGTGGAACTCGTGGAATTGG GCATGCCATAGTGGAGGACTTATGTGGGTTTGGTGCCACTGTCCACACTTGTTCCAGAAACCAAGCTGAATTGGATAAGTGTTTGACAGAATGGCGTAGCAAAGGTTTTTTGGTTTCTGGGTCTGTGTGTGATGTCTCATCTCAACCCCACAGAGAGAAGTTCATTCAGGAAGTCACTTCCATCTTCAATGGCAAGCTTAACATCTAT GTGAACAATGTTGGAGTAAACTATAGGAAGCCCACAATTGAGTACACTGCTGAAGTATATTCACAAATTATGGCAGTCAATTTAGACTCTGCTTACCATCTGTGCCAACTTGCATATCCTCTTCTGAAAGCATCTGGAATGGGAAGCATTGTGTTCATTTCATCTATTGCTGGAGTGGTCAGCTTAGGTACTGGATCTGTCTATGCAGCATGTAAAG CTGCAACCAATCAGCTTACGAAATATCTTGCTTGTGAATGGGCTAAAGACAACATAAGGAGCAATTGTGTTGTTCCTGCCACTACCAATACACCACTTGTTGAACAT AACATCACGGACAGGTTATTTCTGTTGATGGGGATTGGAGAATAA
- the LOC100775806 gene encoding tropinone reductase homolog At5g06060 isoform X1, giving the protein MADAAKGTYRASRWSLNGMTALVTGGTRGIGHAIVEDLCGFGATVHTCSRNQAELDKCLTEWRSKGFLVSGSVCDVSSQPHREKFIQEVTSIFNGKLNIYVNNVGVNYRKPTIEYTAEVYSQIMAVNLDSAYHLCQLAYPLLKASGMGSIVFISSIAGVVSLGTGSVYAACKAATNQLTKYLACEWAKDNIRSNCVVPATTNTPLVEHLLRNKKYVEEMLSRTPLGRIAEPEEVSALVAYLCLPAASYITGQVVLVDGGLSVNGFQTSMRIT; this is encoded by the exons ATGGCAGATGCAGCGAAGGGTACCTACAGAGCCTCAAGATGGTCCCTTAACGGAATGACTGCTCTTGTGACCGGTGGAACTCGTGGAATTGG GCATGCCATAGTGGAGGACTTATGTGGGTTTGGTGCCACTGTCCACACTTGTTCCAGAAACCAAGCTGAATTGGATAAGTGTTTGACAGAATGGCGTAGCAAAGGTTTTTTGGTTTCTGGGTCTGTGTGTGATGTCTCATCTCAACCCCACAGAGAGAAGTTCATTCAGGAAGTCACTTCCATCTTCAATGGCAAGCTTAACATCTAT GTGAACAATGTTGGAGTAAACTATAGGAAGCCCACAATTGAGTACACTGCTGAAGTATATTCACAAATTATGGCAGTCAATTTAGACTCTGCTTACCATCTGTGCCAACTTGCATATCCTCTTCTGAAAGCATCTGGAATGGGAAGCATTGTGTTCATTTCATCTATTGCTGGAGTGGTCAGCTTAGGTACTGGATCTGTCTATGCAGCATGTAAAG CTGCAACCAATCAGCTTACGAAATATCTTGCTTGTGAATGGGCTAAAGACAACATAAGGAGCAATTGTGTTGTTCCTGCCACTACCAATACACCACTTGTTGAACAT CTGCTTCGCAACAAGAAGTATGTAGAAGAAATGTTATCTCGAACTCCTCTTGGGCGCATCGCAGAACCTGAAGAAGTTTCTGCCTTGGTGGCTTACCTTTGTCTGCCAGCTGCCTCTTACATCACAGGACAGGTTGTTCTTGTTGATGGAGGATTATCAGTTAATGGATTTCAAACCAGCATGAGAATAACATGa